The following nucleotide sequence is from Sulfurovum sp. UBA12169.
GGCGAGAACCCCAATGCAGTCAAAGCAATCATCGAAGTGCCGCTTAACTCAAATATCAAATATGAAATCGACAAAGATTCCGGAGCCGTAGAGGTTGATAGAATCCTTTACTCCGCAATGCACTATCCGGCAAATTACGGTTTCGTACCTAATACGCTTTCAGATGATGGTGATCCGGCAGACATATTGGTACTTTGTGATTATCCGCTTCAAGCCGGCGCAGTCATCAAATGCAGACTTGTGGGCGTACTTATGACTGAAGACGAAAGCGGCGGTGATGAAAAATTGCTAGCCGTTCCTACAACAAAGATCGATCCTACCTATGCCAACATTAATGATCTTGCAGATGTGCCAAAACATACACTTAACCGCATCAAAAATTTCTTTGAAACATATAAAATGCTTGAGCCAAACAAATGGGTAAAAGTAGCCGGCTTCAAAGACAAAGCAGAAGCAGAAGCTATTCTTGCAAAAGCGATCAAAAACTACAAATAATTTTAAAGCGAAGGCTTAGCCTTCGCTTATCTGCAAAACAATTTAATATCCAAGAAACAAAAAATTATTTATTTTAGGTACTCTTGCTTGTTTATTATTATGCCAATTTAACCGATATACCTTACACGATAAGTGAAAAATAACATAAATTATAAAACATATGCAAAAAAATACTGCATACTATATGGTTGTATCGATCCTTAAAATAACCAAACAGCAAAGAGGGCACAAAGGTCAACAATGCAAAGAAAGGGGCATGATGTATCATATGCATCAACACAAAAAGCACAGAAGTTAAAATATTGGCAATCGAAAAAATAAAAAAAGAGGGAAGCTGTTTTGTTTTTTCATGCAGATATTCTTGGGTGATGCCTCTAAAAACAAGCTCCTCTACGACGGGATAAAAAAAGACAAGGGAAAAAAGAGATTTCATATCAAAGAAAAGCCAAAATACATCAACAGGCTTTTCTTTCAAAACAAGTAGATAACCAAAACAAAACACAGGAGCAGCCATGAGTGCTGCTCCGTATTGTACGTGTAGTGATCGCATGAGCATCTTATCTGATCAGTTTGCGTCTCCATGGATAGAGTACTGAAAGCGCCAATAAGACAAAGAACATCATATCAAACTTGTCAACGTTTGGATTATAGGTACATCCACCGCCGCCGCCTGTGCTTACTTTCTCATCCATTTGGATCAGCTCCCAACCGCCTTCGGGTTTATTGTCGGTTACATCCGTCATCAGGTTCATCGGGTTGGCCATACCCAGGTAAAAATGATCCGCATCGCTTACCATCGTTCGGATTCCATAGCTTCCATAGTTTCCGACTCCGGTTACATCTTCTGCAACCGCCTTCTTTGTACTGCCGTCTATCCTCCACAAATCGGCACCGTTATTGACCTCATACGACAGCAAAAAGCTCAGTTCTGATGATAAATTCATATCTCCAAGCATTTCAGTCATCAAGTAGCTCCAGTCCATCGTTCCGATATAGAGCCTCTCTTTGAAAACTTCCATTGTCCACGTATAGTTGTTAAACGTGTTGCCAAAGCCGGATTCTCCCCAGAGCGGTGCAGTTCCCATATTATTGGGTACATCAACAAATCCTTGGCCTGGAATATATCGGGGCAACATCGTTTCTCCGTACAGCAGTTCAACAGTTGCATTGCCGTCTTCGTCAATATTGCCGGCACGGAAGATAGATATCGCCCGGTGTGTTCCCAGCATCGTATCCGTCATAGCTTCTTCATCGCTTGTATTGATGTCATAGACGTTCACTGCGGCCATTGTTGCTACCATCGGTACATGCATGGTCCCCCAGTAGAGCTGTCCATCAAATGACGCGATCGCCCCGCCTCCGTATGTTGCTGCCACTACGGGATCAGGTTCATAGTCTGAGGCTTTCCATACTTCTGTCCACATCTCCTCTGATGCAGGCAAACCCTCACCGACAACCGGGCTCATATAGACTCCCGCTACCGAAGAACCCCCGGGCAGCTCGGAACCTGGCCAGCTTGTCACAAACAGTCTGCCTTCATGGTACGCCAGCTCCGCGCCCGAACCAGGCAGTCTCCCGACTTCTGCAAAATGAAAAGGATCCGTTGCATCGCCTTCCCATTTCAGCACTCTTCCCGTATCGTTTTGATCACCCACGGCCGTATACAGCTCATCGCCTACTACGATCCACTTTCTGATATTGCTATACTCGGCAAATGAATGCGAACCCAAATAGGTATGGTTTGCATCATCCTTAAAGGCAAACATATTGACGCTCAAACCTCCGCCTCCAAATCCTGGCCCGGCAAAAAATACCACACCGTTATGTGTCCCGGCAGATCGTATTCCTAAGGTGGACAAGATTCTTCCGCTGGGATCTTGTTGGAGAGTAGGCGTAATATCTTCGTTGGCACCTGTTGCTTTGTTGTATCGATAGATCTTAGGCACACGCCAGTCACCCAGCCCCATTGCTCCCAACACTAAATAAGAACTTTGTCCTGTAATATTTGCCATATAGACAGGATATTGGCTTTCACTGAGTTCGCATACCCATGAGTCATTCAGCGTCGGCTCTGACTGCTGATGATAGGTGCCGTTTACCAAACACAGCGTATTGGGCGCGGTACCAAACCACACATACGCCTCGGTATTGGCAAGTCCCCACACATAGGCCTGATTGACTTTGGGCTGATAGCCACCATTTATACAGTTTTGGACATCCTGTTCATATGTCGGACCATTGGGGTTTAACGGTACATACGTTTCACCAACCCCGTTAAAACACTCATCGGGTGCTGCTTTCGCCAACAATGCAGGCTTCAAAACCGCCGCCGAGGCAGTCGTCTGTGCCATCAGTGCCATACATCCGATCAACATACCCTTTCCTATGATCACCTTTAGCCATTTTGTTACATTCGGATCTTTTTTCATTTTGTCCCCCTTTGGTGTTTTTACATTCTCACTATAGTACAAATAAAATTAAGCTAAGTTTATAGCAAATCTATAGTGATATGGGGCGACAGGCGGTGACAAATCTGAATATCCTAAAACTAAAAGAAAAAATGGGGAAAATGAGATTTCTACGGGTTTAGTTTAATGCTAAAGGTCGATCTCTCTTTTGCGGTTATATAGATACCGGTCGATCCCTTCTGCGATACCTTTTGCGATAAGATCCTGATAGCGCGGTGTAAAGAGCTGTTTGCGCTCTGAGGGATGAGAGATATACCCGACCTCTACAAGTATCGAAGGCCTGCTTGCTCCCACAAGAACCCAAAACGGCGCACTTCTCACTCCCCCGTCTTTCACTCCCCCAAAACGGCTTCGGAGATTTTGGAGCATCTTGGCTTGGACATCTATGGCAAGTTTATGCGATTGAACGATTTTTGGTCCCGAAAGCACAGAATCAACAATAACATTTTTACTTAGATTATCCGTACCTTTCAAAACGGCTTCATTTTCTCTTGCGGCAACACGCTGCGACCTTTCGTCTCTGGTATTTTGCAGAAAAAAGGTTTCAACCCCATGCAGTCTGTTTTTGGATTTCTCATTGGGCGCTGCATTGGCATGGATCGAAACAAACACTTTTGCATTTTTGATATCAGCTATTTTTGTTCGCTCCGGAAGCTTTAAGAATCGGTCGGTGGTCCGGGTCAGATAGACTGTATATCCGTGTTTTTGAAGTTCTTTGGCCAGTTTTTTGGATATCTGCAGTACCAAATCTTTCTCTTTTTTGCCTCCGCCCACAGCGCCAGAATCGTGTCCCCCGTGTCCGGCATCGATCACAACAACCTCATGACTGGAAGAACCGGATGTGTTTTTCTTTTCAAATATAGAACCAAAAAAACCTTTTTCTTCTTTTTGAGAAGGCACACTATTTTGTTCGCGAACTATCCTCTGAGATGCCGCACCTGTTTTTTCGTGCATTGGCACGAA
It contains:
- a CDS encoding inorganic diphosphatase, translating into MDISKIGHGENPNAVKAIIEVPLNSNIKYEIDKDSGAVEVDRILYSAMHYPANYGFVPNTLSDDGDPADILVLCDYPLQAGAVIKCRLVGVLMTEDESGGDEKLLAVPTTKIDPTYANINDLADVPKHTLNRIKNFFETYKMLEPNKWVKVAGFKDKAEAEAILAKAIKNYK
- a CDS encoding N-acetylmuramoyl-L-alanine amidase, with the protein product MEIQKDELRLHFSGLFNKTNVHYFSLEKPYRKVFDIRNARLSSKNLQKNLKGPQGATVRISQYQKDIVRLVIECNKPYACTAYQPMLSKKSYHIPLPKAAFVPMHEKTGAASQRIVREQNSVPSQKEEKGFFGSIFEKKNTSGSSSHEVVVIDAGHGGHDSGAVGGGKKEKDLVLQISKKLAKELQKHGYTVYLTRTTDRFLKLPERTKIADIKNAKVFVSIHANAAPNEKSKNRLHGVETFFLQNTRDERSQRVAARENEAVLKGTDNLSKNVIVDSVLSGPKIVQSHKLAIDVQAKMLQNLRSRFGGVKDGGVRSAPFWVLVGASRPSILVEVGYISHPSERKQLFTPRYQDLIAKGIAEGIDRYLYNRKREIDL
- a CDS encoding CPBP family intramembrane metalloprotease, with amino-acid sequence MLMRSLHVQYGAALMAAPVFCFGYLLVLKEKPVDVFWLFFDMKSLFSLVFFYPVVEELVFRGITQEYLHEKTKQLPSFFIFSIANILTSVLFVLMHMIHHAPFFALLTFVPSLLFGYFKDRYNHIVCSIFLHMFYNLCYFSLIV